The following are from one region of the Amycolatopsis sp. QT-25 genome:
- a CDS encoding alpha/beta hydrolase fold domain-containing protein: MGDRFASVHPLVEWTLKYDAVAVTVEFRRAPEHPHPVPVEDCYAGLEWMAAHAEELGFDPGELVIFGGSGGGGFAAGVTLLARDRGGPVLSGQLLQCPMLDDRNETVSARRYDGVGVWDRTSNPTAWTMVLGERRGTAEVSPYAAPARATELGGLPPTFIDVAAVEVFRDEAVAYASAIWAAGGEAELHVWGGAFDGFYDLAPETAVARSCVAARESWLERLLARPEPGRE; encoded by the coding sequence TTGGGTGACCGGTTCGCGTCGGTGCACCCCCTCGTCGAGTGGACACTGAAGTACGACGCCGTCGCGGTCACCGTCGAGTTCCGCCGGGCGCCCGAACATCCGCATCCGGTGCCGGTGGAGGACTGCTACGCGGGACTGGAGTGGATGGCCGCACACGCGGAGGAGCTGGGGTTCGACCCGGGCGAGCTGGTCATCTTCGGCGGCAGCGGGGGTGGGGGCTTCGCCGCCGGGGTCACGCTGCTGGCGCGGGACCGCGGCGGGCCGGTGCTGTCCGGTCAGCTGCTCCAGTGCCCCATGCTCGACGATCGGAACGAGACGGTTTCCGCTCGCCGGTACGACGGCGTCGGCGTCTGGGACCGGACCAGCAATCCGACGGCCTGGACGATGGTCCTCGGAGAGCGACGAGGCACCGCCGAGGTATCGCCGTATGCCGCCCCGGCCCGGGCGACGGAACTCGGCGGATTGCCGCCGACGTTCATCGACGTCGCCGCCGTCGAAGTGTTCCGGGACGAGGCCGTGGCGTACGCGAGTGCGATCTGGGCCGCCGGGGGAGAAGCGGAACTGCATGTCTGGGGCGGTGCTTTTGACGGCTTTTACGATCTCGCGCCGGAAACGGCCGTCGCCCGATCGTGCGTCGCCGCCCGGGAATCCTGGCTGGAACGGCTGCTCGCCCGGCCCGAGCCCGGACGTGAATGA
- the vanH gene encoding VanH-AOV family D-lactate dehydrogenase, protein MTYSEPARSAAPRTGSPASASSSAVLARGITIYGCGQDEAALFRQMAPRFGIMPTIVREPVSEANIGLVSGNRCISIGHKTKVTNSLLLALAEAGVKYISTRSIGFNHIDVEYAASVGITVGNVAYSPDSVADFTLMLMLMAVRNAKSIVLRTEVHDYRLDAVRGKELRDLTVGVVGTGRIGVAVLDRLRGFGCRVLAYDTVLTASAEYVPLDELLEQSDIVTLHVPLNTDTHHLLDRKNIGRLKDGAYVINTGRGPLIETEALISALESGKLGGAALDVLEGEEGIFYADCRNKPLESKTLLRLEKLSNVLISPHTAYYTDHALSDTVENSIINCLQFESGK, encoded by the coding sequence ATGACCTACAGCGAACCAGCGCGATCAGCTGCCCCCCGCACCGGATCGCCGGCGTCCGCCTCCTCCTCGGCCGTGTTGGCGAGAGGAATCACCATTTATGGCTGCGGACAGGACGAGGCCGCCCTGTTCCGGCAGATGGCACCTCGTTTCGGCATAATGCCGACCATTGTCCGGGAGCCGGTGTCCGAGGCCAATATCGGGCTGGTCTCCGGAAACAGGTGCATCAGCATCGGCCACAAGACCAAGGTCACGAATTCCCTTCTTCTCGCGCTCGCCGAAGCGGGCGTGAAATACATTTCCACGCGGAGCATCGGCTTCAACCACATCGACGTGGAATACGCGGCGAGTGTCGGTATCACCGTCGGCAACGTCGCCTACTCGCCCGACAGCGTCGCCGACTTCACGCTGATGCTGATGCTGATGGCCGTGCGGAACGCCAAGTCCATCGTCCTCCGCACCGAGGTCCACGACTACCGGTTGGACGCGGTGCGCGGGAAAGAGCTGCGCGATCTCACCGTCGGGGTGGTCGGTACCGGGCGTATCGGTGTCGCGGTCCTCGATCGGCTGCGTGGTTTCGGGTGCCGGGTGCTGGCCTACGACACGGTCCTCACCGCCTCGGCCGAGTACGTCCCGCTCGACGAATTGCTCGAGCAGAGCGACATCGTGACACTCCATGTGCCGCTCAACACCGATACCCATCATCTTCTCGACCGGAAGAACATCGGTCGGCTGAAGGACGGCGCGTACGTCATCAACACCGGACGCGGTCCGCTCATCGAAACCGAAGCCCTCATTTCGGCTTTGGAAAGCGGCAAACTGGGCGGCGCGGCGCTGGATGTCCTCGAAGGCGAGGAAGGAATCTTCTACGCCGACTGCCGGAACAAGCCGCTAGAGAGCAAGACGTTGCTGCGGTTGGAAAAACTGTCGAACGTGCTCATCAGCCCGCATACCGCCTACTACACGGACCACGCGCTGAGTGACACTGTCGAAAACTCCATCATCAATTGTCTCCAATTCGAAAGCGGGAAGTAG
- a CDS encoding VCBS repeat-containing protein, producing the protein MNHTGIIRTATITGVAAALGLAAVVPALASPLSDPPAARSTDPVTTVADLDGDGEIETVTAQLTGENDQVVSATVHGTFTSIHLGAGSTVPLDAPRVADLNGDGRAELIVTQSVGANTTFFTALHYDGRNRGQVVVDDSKPLSFAEGGGVAAHLGYRCTPLDGGGRTFETVAAEADDVGADPITYSGTRTVHTLHDGASTTRKTIPITARPVTDPVLGTDAASCAQTGS; encoded by the coding sequence ATGAACCACACCGGCATCATTCGCACCGCCACCATCACCGGCGTCGCCGCGGCGTTGGGCTTGGCCGCCGTCGTCCCGGCGTTGGCCTCCCCGCTGAGCGACCCGCCTGCCGCGCGATCCACCGACCCGGTCACCACGGTCGCCGATCTCGACGGCGACGGCGAGATCGAGACCGTCACCGCCCAGCTCACCGGCGAGAACGACCAGGTCGTCTCCGCCACCGTGCACGGCACCTTCACCTCGATCCACCTCGGCGCCGGCAGCACCGTCCCGCTCGATGCCCCGCGCGTCGCCGACCTCAACGGGGACGGCCGTGCCGAACTGATCGTCACCCAGTCCGTCGGCGCCAACACCACCTTCTTCACCGCCCTGCACTACGACGGCCGCAACCGCGGCCAGGTCGTCGTCGACGACAGCAAGCCGCTGTCGTTCGCCGAAGGCGGCGGCGTCGCCGCCCACCTGGGCTACCGGTGCACCCCGCTCGACGGCGGCGGCCGCACCTTCGAGACCGTCGCCGCCGAAGCCGACGACGTCGGCGCCGACCCGATCACCTACTCGGGCACGCGCACCGTGCACACCCTGCACGACGGCGCGTCGACCACCCGGAAGACCATTCCGATCACCGCCCGTCCGGTGACCGACCCGGTGCTCGGCACCGACGCCGCGAGCTGCGCCCAGACCGGGAGCTGA
- a CDS encoding DUF1540 domain-containing protein, protein MTTTEMPAVHECTVSGCSYNHDGCHAFAITVGGGNGSADCGTFVPLNTKGGLDRVTAQVGACSRSDCRHNSALECTASSVRVGPGEGDHAANCLTYAPQR, encoded by the coding sequence ATGACCACCACCGAAATGCCCGCTGTCCACGAATGCACGGTCAGCGGCTGTTCGTACAACCACGACGGCTGTCACGCTTTCGCCATCACGGTTGGCGGCGGGAACGGATCGGCCGATTGCGGAACGTTCGTCCCGCTCAACACCAAAGGTGGACTCGATCGAGTGACCGCCCAGGTGGGTGCCTGCTCCCGATCCGATTGCCGGCACAACTCCGCGCTGGAATGCACCGCATCGAGTGTCCGAGTGGGACCGGGCGAGGGTGACCACGCCGCGAACTGCCTGACCTACGCTCCTCAGCGGTGA
- a CDS encoding TetR/AcrR family transcriptional regulator — translation MTTSRARRSPEEARRLILDAAASLLSESGVAAVRMRAVAARVGMTDAGVAHHFGNREKLLAELLRHGGRRLRDALRELLASWLDHDADLLAFVEALHALYRRGYGELAVALHAAGWRDPGSGMLDPVVEALHRLRPPGSSLDDTRLAVAALHQAMATETLYGSDFRRSAGISGAAADDSAAQVRWWARQLHLALDLPRSSRQGREWRFGLLEE, via the coding sequence GTGACGACCTCCCGGGCAAGACGGTCTCCGGAGGAGGCCCGGCGGCTGATCCTCGACGCCGCGGCTTCGCTGCTCAGCGAGTCCGGCGTGGCCGCCGTCCGGATGCGGGCCGTGGCCGCACGGGTCGGCATGACCGACGCCGGCGTCGCCCACCACTTCGGCAATCGCGAGAAGCTGCTCGCCGAGCTTCTCCGGCACGGCGGCCGCCGCCTTCGAGACGCGCTTCGCGAGCTCCTCGCGAGCTGGCTGGACCACGACGCCGACCTGCTCGCGTTCGTCGAGGCCCTCCACGCTCTGTACCGACGCGGCTACGGCGAGCTGGCGGTGGCGCTGCACGCGGCGGGATGGCGCGACCCGGGCAGCGGGATGCTCGATCCCGTCGTCGAGGCCCTACACCGGCTTCGGCCACCTGGCAGCTCACTCGACGACACCCGCCTCGCCGTCGCCGCCCTCCATCAGGCGATGGCCACGGAGACCCTGTACGGGAGCGATTTCCGGCGCAGCGCCGGGATCTCCGGCGCCGCGGCGGACGATTCGGCCGCCCAGGTGCGCTGGTGGGCACGCCAGCTCCACCTCGCCCTCGACCTTCCCAGGAGCAGTCGGCAAGGTCGTGAATGGCGATTCGGCTTACTCGAAGAATGA
- a CDS encoding alpha/beta hydrolase, which translates to MTRFVTTEIRLDLGEVTLRGTETGVGPTVLLLHAGGERREVWVPVAAVLARRGLRSVAFDLRGHGDSSGQATTLRALAGDVAEMVRRRPGPIVLVGASVGGLAAIAALADPAVANRAGGLVLVDVVPGLAPARVRSWLDFHGLAGRCTRLVEDVLGSGSALLATAGALALPILVVHGGQGSPLAETDVRRLRAANPRVTVAPVPAAGHLVARDAPEQLADVVSEWLCGIGHGAVSAPVPGRQDLR; encoded by the coding sequence ATGACTCGTTTCGTGACCACCGAAATCCGTCTCGACCTGGGTGAAGTGACTCTGCGGGGTACGGAGACCGGCGTCGGTCCGACGGTCCTGTTGCTCCACGCGGGCGGCGAGCGTCGCGAGGTCTGGGTGCCGGTCGCCGCGGTGCTGGCCCGGCGCGGCCTGCGGTCGGTGGCCTTCGACCTGCGTGGTCACGGGGACAGTTCCGGTCAGGCGACCACGCTCCGTGCCCTGGCCGGCGACGTCGCCGAGATGGTCCGCCGCCGGCCCGGGCCCATCGTCCTGGTGGGCGCTTCGGTCGGCGGGCTGGCCGCCATCGCCGCCCTCGCGGACCCCGCCGTCGCGAACCGGGCGGGCGGACTCGTGCTCGTCGATGTCGTGCCCGGCCTCGCGCCGGCCCGGGTGCGCTCGTGGCTCGATTTCCACGGGCTCGCCGGCCGCTGCACCCGGCTCGTGGAGGACGTCCTCGGATCGGGTTCCGCCCTGCTCGCCACGGCCGGGGCCTTGGCCCTGCCCATCCTGGTGGTGCACGGCGGACAGGGATCGCCACTGGCCGAAACCGATGTGCGCAGACTGCGCGCGGCCAATCCCCGGGTCACCGTCGCCCCTGTTCCGGCCGCGGGTCACCTCGTCGCGAGAGACGCTCCGGAACAGCTCGCGGACGTCGTCTCGGAGTGGTTGTGTGGCATCGGTCACGGGGCGGTTTCGGCACCTGTGCCGGGCAGGCAAGATCTGCGCTAG
- the vanA-Ao2 gene encoding D-alanine--(R)-lactate ligase VanA-Ao2 yields MDRLKIGILFGGLSEEHPISIKSAREVQKNLDLEKYEPYYIGITQSGSWMLCDGPAEDWESGNVRPAVLSPDRGVHGLLVLDEGKYETIALDVVLPVLHGKFGEDGAMQGLLEISGIPYVGCDLPSSVMCIDKALTYSVVRGAGIATPNFHIVTPDNDVDPDRLSYPVFVKPARSGSSFGVSKVSAKEELPAALAEARQYDAKILIEEAVVGSEIGCSILGNDEDLFAGEVDRVALTHGFFKIHQEKSPETGSENSSFIVPADIPDESRDLVQKTAKVIYRALGCRGLARVDLFLKEDGSVVLNEVNTLPGLTSYSRYPRMMAAAGLSLGDVIDRLVKLTLAGRAG; encoded by the coding sequence ATGGATAGGTTGAAAATCGGAATTCTGTTCGGCGGGCTTTCCGAAGAACATCCTATCTCCATCAAATCTGCGCGCGAGGTCCAGAAGAATCTCGACCTCGAGAAGTACGAGCCGTACTACATCGGGATCACCCAGAGCGGTTCCTGGATGCTCTGCGACGGCCCCGCCGAGGACTGGGAGAGCGGGAACGTCCGCCCGGCCGTGCTGTCGCCGGACCGCGGGGTGCACGGCCTGCTCGTCCTGGACGAGGGCAAGTACGAGACGATCGCCCTCGACGTGGTGCTGCCGGTCCTGCACGGCAAGTTCGGCGAAGACGGTGCGATGCAGGGGCTGCTGGAGATCTCCGGCATCCCCTACGTCGGCTGCGACCTCCCGAGCTCGGTCATGTGCATCGACAAGGCCCTCACCTATTCCGTCGTCCGCGGCGCGGGGATCGCGACGCCGAACTTCCACATCGTCACACCGGACAACGACGTCGACCCGGATCGGCTGAGCTACCCGGTCTTCGTGAAGCCCGCCCGCTCCGGCTCGTCGTTCGGCGTCAGCAAGGTCTCCGCGAAGGAAGAGCTGCCCGCCGCGCTGGCGGAGGCGCGCCAGTACGACGCGAAGATCCTGATCGAAGAGGCCGTCGTCGGCAGCGAGATCGGCTGCTCGATCCTGGGCAACGACGAGGACCTGTTCGCGGGCGAGGTCGACCGGGTCGCGCTGACCCACGGCTTCTTCAAGATCCACCAGGAGAAGAGTCCCGAGACCGGCTCCGAGAACTCGAGCTTCATCGTCCCGGCCGACATCCCGGACGAGTCGCGTGACCTCGTCCAGAAGACCGCGAAGGTCATCTACCGCGCGCTGGGCTGCCGCGGCCTCGCGCGAGTGGACCTGTTCCTCAAGGAGGACGGGAGCGTGGTGCTCAACGAGGTCAACACCCTGCCCGGCCTGACCTCGTACAGCCGTTACCCGCGGATGATGGCCGCCGCCGGCCTCTCGCTCGGCGACGTGATCGACCGGCTGGTGAAGCTGACCCTCGCGGGCCGTGCCGGATGA
- the vanX gene encoding D-Ala-D-Ala dipeptidase VanX: MKDDFVFVDEVVSGIRWDAKYATWDNFTGKPVDGYLVNRVAGTRAFCAALEKARDKAEELGFGLLLWDGYRPQRAVDRFLRWAEEPEDGRKKARHYPNIERPQMFEQGYVATKSGHSRGSTVDLTLYHLDTGELAEMGGDHDLMDVVSHHGAAGVPEEATKNRAHLRAVMEGSGFTPYECEWWHYSLKDEPYPDTYFDFPIA, encoded by the coding sequence ATGAAGGATGATTTCGTCTTCGTGGACGAGGTCGTCTCCGGGATCCGCTGGGACGCCAAGTACGCCACGTGGGACAACTTCACCGGCAAACCGGTGGACGGGTACCTGGTGAACCGCGTCGCCGGCACGCGTGCGTTCTGCGCGGCGCTGGAGAAGGCGCGGGACAAGGCCGAAGAACTCGGCTTCGGCCTGCTCCTGTGGGACGGCTACCGCCCGCAGCGCGCCGTGGACCGCTTCCTGCGCTGGGCGGAAGAGCCCGAAGACGGCCGGAAGAAAGCCAGGCACTACCCGAACATCGAGCGGCCCCAGATGTTCGAACAGGGCTACGTGGCCACCAAGTCGGGTCACAGCCGGGGCAGCACGGTGGACCTGACGCTGTACCACCTGGACACCGGTGAGCTCGCCGAGATGGGTGGCGACCACGACCTGATGGACGTCGTCTCGCATCACGGGGCAGCGGGGGTCCCGGAGGAAGCGACGAAGAACCGTGCACACCTCCGCGCTGTCATGGAGGGTTCGGGCTTCACCCCGTACGAGTGCGAGTGGTGGCACTACAGCCTGAAGGACGAGC
- a CDS encoding YbhB/YbcL family Raf kinase inhibitor-like protein codes for MRATRIVFCALFALGATVLSPSKASTASTAPMAPHAFTLTSSAFADGGLMPKVHECTSGGGQDPAKRNESPPLAWSGAPAAAKSYAIVMRDLDNADLIHWVIYDIPASTASLPQNVQHVHRPPVPAGSRQVYYRGSASLYGYQGPCSPSTVNTYEFVVHALDRASLTGLNSGSSTQTAARAITAASIGSARITGES; via the coding sequence ATGAGAGCAACGAGAATCGTGTTCTGCGCCTTGTTCGCCCTCGGCGCCACCGTCCTTTCGCCGTCGAAGGCGTCGACAGCGTCGACAGCACCGATGGCACCGCACGCGTTCACCCTGACCAGTAGCGCGTTCGCCGACGGCGGCCTCATGCCGAAGGTCCACGAGTGCACCAGCGGTGGCGGGCAGGATCCGGCCAAGCGGAACGAGTCACCGCCGTTGGCTTGGTCGGGGGCGCCCGCCGCGGCCAAGAGCTACGCGATCGTCATGCGCGACCTCGACAACGCCGACCTCATCCACTGGGTCATCTACGACATCCCGGCGAGCACGGCTTCGCTCCCCCAGAACGTCCAGCACGTCCACCGCCCGCCGGTTCCCGCCGGCTCCAGGCAGGTCTACTACCGCGGGAGCGCCAGCCTCTACGGCTACCAGGGACCGTGTTCGCCCTCCACCGTGAACACCTACGAGTTCGTCGTGCACGCTCTCGACCGGGCTTCGCTCACCGGCCTGAATTCCGGTTCGTCGACGCAGACCGCCGCCAGGGCGATCACCGCGGCCTCGATCGGCTCGGCGAGGATCACCGGCGAGTCGTAA